In a single window of the Ruminococcus albus 7 = DSM 20455 genome:
- a CDS encoding family 43 glycosylhydrolase, with translation MKFKHIIASVIASVMVSTTALSITTSAGNYTRVSVHDPSIVKLKDGSYFIIGSHLGAARSSDLMNWTSAANSYLGSTRTTFFNNIYTDLAIPEKWSNTSANYDLSGNLWAPDIIYNPLMKKYCMYLSVNGVDWHSSIVLCTSDNIEGPYSYSGTIVYSGFETKPANSANNYKNTDVQKVLGSNPDLSRYLNSSGRWNAEYGTNAIDPCTFYDEDGKLWMVYGSWFGGIYMLELDEKTGLRDYNVKYKTTSSGGAVQSDAYMGIHVAGGHWVSGEGPYIEYMKDPATNKGYYYLFLSYGYFNNKGGYNMRIFRSDKPQGPYIDQNGNSAIFAQGGDNIAGNVGERLMSNYQWSCNSKPNTAQGHNSVLMDDDGKLFCIYHNKFDDNYGGHEVRVHQMIMNEDGWPTATSYEYSGETLSANGHTMEAIVGDYELIWHNPNQKFVNEKSADVEKPINITLKADGTVTGDISATWKITKNGTPYMSFTWGGVTYKGAFIVQNDESAQEVKKMTFTATGINICIWGSKKTAYVPSEDIVNKTPISNGSYTIKNLNSGLYLNADTSKNSGSAEQNTGEQVWKVIADSEGWYTLRTSDGKALTVANSSTENGADILIADYNGSNSQKFRILDDGNGNMAVLSAVSGCKAGLDVYNISKDAGANICQWEYWGGDGQKFIFKAAENTISKPVYPYVYLVEYNEKYHQIRFNWQPVAGAQNYGIAVYIAGKWRIQTQSIAGSATSYITPKNLTAGKTYKVAVAAKVNGVWGVAEAIKHAVTVTVR, from the coding sequence ATGAAATTCAAACATATCATCGCTTCTGTAATTGCATCAGTAATGGTAAGCACGACAGCGCTTTCCATTACAACAAGTGCAGGAAATTACACCAGGGTATCTGTTCATGATCCATCGATCGTCAAACTGAAAGACGGAAGTTATTTCATTATCGGTTCACACCTCGGGGCTGCGCGCTCATCTGATCTTATGAACTGGACATCGGCAGCAAATTCATATCTTGGTTCTACGAGGACTACTTTTTTTAATAATATATATACTGATCTTGCCATTCCTGAAAAATGGTCGAACACCAGCGCGAACTATGATCTTTCGGGAAATTTGTGGGCACCTGATATAATCTATAATCCATTGATGAAGAAATATTGTATGTACCTTTCAGTAAACGGGGTAGACTGGCATTCATCTATTGTGCTGTGTACATCAGACAATATTGAAGGTCCATATTCATACAGTGGAACTATCGTATATTCCGGTTTTGAAACAAAACCTGCTAATTCTGCCAACAACTACAAAAATACAGATGTTCAAAAAGTTCTTGGAAGCAACCCCGATCTCAGCCGTTACCTGAACAGCAGCGGAAGATGGAATGCCGAATACGGCACAAATGCAATCGACCCATGCACCTTTTATGACGAAGACGGTAAACTGTGGATGGTATACGGCTCGTGGTTCGGTGGTATATATATGCTGGAACTGGATGAAAAAACAGGTCTGCGAGATTATAACGTAAAATATAAAACGACGTCAAGTGGAGGAGCCGTACAGTCTGATGCCTATATGGGTATCCACGTAGCAGGAGGTCACTGGGTATCAGGTGAGGGTCCTTACATTGAATATATGAAAGATCCCGCAACCAATAAGGGATATTACTATCTTTTCTTATCCTACGGCTATTTCAACAACAAGGGCGGATACAACATGCGTATCTTCCGCAGTGATAAACCACAGGGTCCATACATTGACCAGAATGGTAATTCTGCTATATTTGCACAAGGCGGAGACAATATAGCGGGCAATGTCGGTGAGCGTTTGATGAGTAACTACCAGTGGAGCTGCAATTCAAAACCAAATACAGCTCAGGGACACAACTCCGTCCTCATGGATGATGACGGTAAGCTATTTTGTATCTATCACAACAAATTTGATGATAACTATGGCGGACACGAAGTACGTGTTCATCAAATGATTATGAACGAAGATGGCTGGCCGACAGCTACATCGTATGAATACTCAGGCGAAACATTGTCTGCCAACGGTCATACAATGGAAGCTATAGTTGGTGATTATGAGCTTATCTGGCATAATCCGAACCAGAAATTTGTTAATGAGAAATCAGCTGATGTAGAAAAGCCTATCAATATCACATTAAAAGCAGACGGTACTGTCACGGGTGATATCAGCGCAACATGGAAAATAACGAAGAACGGTACACCTTACATGAGTTTTACATGGGGAGGAGTGACCTACAAAGGCGCATTTATCGTACAGAATGATGAATCGGCTCAGGAAGTCAAGAAAATGACATTTACTGCCACAGGCATAAACATCTGCATTTGGGGTAGTAAGAAAACTGCTTATGTTCCTTCGGAAGATATAGTTAATAAAACACCGATAAGTAACGGTTCGTATACCATAAAGAATTTGAACAGTGGTCTATACCTTAATGCTGATACTTCTAAAAACAGTGGCAGTGCTGAACAGAATACTGGTGAACAGGTTTGGAAAGTTATCGCGGACAGCGAGGGTTGGTACACTCTTAGAACTTCTGACGGCAAGGCACTGACTGTTGCAAACAGCAGTACTGAAAACGGCGCTGATATACTTATTGCTGATTATAACGGCAGCAATTCTCAGAAATTCCGTATACTCGATGACGGAAACGGAAATATGGCTGTGCTATCAGCTGTGTCTGGCTGCAAGGCAGGACTTGACGTATACAATATAAGCAAGGACGCAGGTGCGAATATCTGCCAGTGGGAATACTGGGGCGGTGACGGTCAGAAGTTTATATTCAAAGCTGCAGAGAATACAATTTCAAAGCCTGTTTATCCTTATGTATATCTTGTAGAGTACAACGAAAAATATCACCAGATAAGGTTTAACTGGCAACCTGTAGCCGGTGCACAAAATTACGGTATCGCAGTATATATTGCCGGTAAGTGGAGGATACAGACCCAGAGTATCGCGGGTTCAGCAACAAGCTATATCACTCCAAAGAATCTCACAGCCGGTAAAACCTATAAGGTTGCGGTGGCTGCGAAAGTAAACGGTGTATGGGGCGTTGCGGAAGCTATCAAGCACGCAGTTACAGTGACTGTAAGATAA
- a CDS encoding IS1595 family transposase, with the protein MSKRFPKPEITLDGIYSKFADESFCKDFLLDIRFEKGFACPFCGGSEYRRIRSRHQLRCKFCKADISATNGTFMHRTHIPLRLWIVTAFLIMSNKCSVSAVTLMRSLGVTYKTAWYILHRIRKAMKCREERYLLDGIVELDDTYLGAPTHGKKRGRGTEKVKMIVALSKNSAGNPEYVKMSDVPNLKGITVGRFARDNIRAGSKIESDNARSYKKPLAQKYFHVFETYDPTSGQLNWMHKVISNFKAMIMGTYHGNEKIHTALYAAEYCYKFNRRKLGNSAYLRLLAALVQ; encoded by the coding sequence ATGTCAAAAAGATTTCCGAAACCTGAGATCACACTTGATGGGATATACTCAAAGTTCGCAGATGAAAGCTTTTGCAAGGATTTTCTGCTTGATATCCGCTTTGAAAAGGGCTTTGCCTGTCCGTTTTGCGGTGGCTCTGAGTACCGCAGGATAAGGTCACGCCATCAGCTGCGCTGCAAGTTCTGTAAAGCAGATATATCCGCCACAAACGGAACTTTTATGCACAGAACACATATTCCGCTCAGACTGTGGATAGTCACCGCATTCCTCATTATGAGCAACAAATGCAGTGTTTCTGCTGTTACGCTGATGAGGTCTTTGGGGGTGACCTACAAGACTGCATGGTACATCCTTCATCGCATCAGAAAAGCTATGAAATGCCGTGAAGAACGCTATTTGCTTGACGGGATCGTTGAACTTGATGACACGTATCTCGGTGCTCCGACTCACGGTAAAAAGCGTGGTAGAGGTACTGAAAAAGTCAAAATGATCGTAGCTTTATCAAAGAACTCAGCAGGAAATCCCGAGTACGTTAAAATGAGCGATGTGCCGAATTTAAAGGGTATAACTGTTGGTAGATTTGCCAGGGATAATATCCGCGCAGGCTCGAAGATCGAGAGTGATAATGCTCGAAGTTACAAGAAACCGTTGGCACAGAAATACTTCCATGTTTTTGAAACATATGATCCGACAAGCGGTCAGCTGAACTGGATGCATAAAGTTATATCAAACTTCAAAGCAATGATCATGGGAACTTACCACGGAAACGAAAAGATCCACACAGCGTTATATGCTGCCGAATACTGCTACAAATTCAACCGTCGTAAGCTGGGAAACAGTGCGTATTTAAGGCTTTTGGCTGCTTTGGTGCAGTAA
- a CDS encoding helix-turn-helix domain-containing protein, whose protein sequence is MAIGRIAVIISEIFDPLDYELLNGIHAKASSLGYDTICLTGIRDVRLSNNNHVVSDKMDNVYTLINSTKFDGIIFIAESFYSNNTEQMIFSMLRQISVPIVVIGRKQEGFNTIRSDQRSDIRRLTEHLIEQHNCRHFAFVSGFKGEFNSEERYAGFLEALADAGLDFCEEKDLYFGEFWKQPSELIGREIAAGRESLPDAIVCASDLMAIYLSEGLIASGIRVPEDIKITGYDGEWYAVLHTPSITTVSGCKFDEGQRAVTELYYYMTGTISHEADIASRLCFGTSCGCKSDLKYSSKTVNKKNWIERELLNIIDKHLTSGRYLNNDISDHVSRADTFDSLIQRIHDSAESLQGWYRISICLCSDWRFDFERPDIYRREGFSDTMQLVMDYNRYAQNVDSQSFPITHLLPMLEQDHSPVLVTISALNNGDQILGYTAFYYYDVDSINYDAQFMNWNNTAAIGFRLIQQKLYQEYKQRKNNVISTIDPATGFYNQRGFFELLAAIDKGECILWLFGLYDDNDILTDQNDYHFFSTALRLSSEKDEIIAALGNHLFAVVFKKSAISAESWKFQRLLRCMYEAERLQPLDKYSRLPCVLSISTLLDGTAEQKQLKAAEIAELAKQRLSSGDHESLKSDLLWLKIRVWLHPETDLSVEDMAQELHISPTYLHRIYKKEFGISAKEDVILARIEKAKQLLVSSGLSVNEIAEQCGYHEPSHFMRQFRDRVGMTAMGYRKHNSKHGYPFNTPQIIYNAVQINRPQKPKNIV, encoded by the coding sequence ATGGCGATCGGACGTATTGCTGTTATAATCTCAGAGATTTTTGATCCTCTTGATTATGAACTGCTCAACGGCATTCATGCAAAGGCAAGCTCACTTGGCTATGACACAATATGTCTTACGGGCATAAGAGATGTGCGGCTCTCAAATAATAACCATGTTGTTTCAGATAAAATGGATAATGTATATACCCTGATAAATTCAACGAAATTTGATGGGATCATATTTATAGCTGAGAGCTTTTACAGTAATAATACTGAACAAATGATCTTCTCTATGCTTCGTCAGATCTCTGTTCCAATTGTTGTGATAGGAAGAAAACAGGAAGGTTTTAATACTATACGCTCCGATCAGCGTTCGGACATACGTCGGCTTACAGAGCATCTGATAGAACAACATAATTGCAGACACTTTGCCTTTGTGAGCGGATTTAAAGGAGAATTCAATTCAGAAGAACGTTATGCGGGATTTCTGGAAGCATTAGCCGATGCAGGACTTGACTTTTGCGAGGAAAAAGATCTTTACTTTGGAGAATTTTGGAAGCAGCCCTCAGAACTGATCGGCAGAGAGATAGCTGCCGGGAGAGAAAGTCTTCCTGATGCGATCGTGTGTGCAAGCGATCTTATGGCTATATATCTTAGTGAAGGACTTATTGCCTCAGGTATCCGGGTGCCTGAAGATATAAAGATCACAGGGTATGACGGGGAATGGTATGCTGTGTTGCACACACCTTCGATCACTACCGTGTCAGGTTGCAAATTCGATGAAGGACAGCGTGCTGTTACAGAACTGTATTATTATATGACCGGAACAATTTCCCATGAAGCTGATATTGCAAGCAGGCTCTGCTTTGGTACAAGCTGCGGCTGCAAGTCTGATTTAAAATATTCAAGCAAAACTGTAAATAAAAAAAACTGGATAGAGCGAGAACTTCTCAATATCATAGACAAACATCTGACAAGCGGTAGGTACCTGAATAATGATATATCAGATCATGTCAGCCGAGCGGATACATTTGACAGTTTGATACAAAGGATACATGACAGCGCGGAATCATTGCAAGGATGGTACCGTATCTCCATCTGTCTCTGCAGTGATTGGAGATTTGATTTTGAAAGGCCCGATATTTACAGAAGAGAAGGATTTTCTGATACAATGCAGCTTGTAATGGATTATAACAGATATGCACAGAATGTGGATTCTCAGAGTTTCCCAATAACACATCTTCTGCCGATGCTTGAGCAGGATCATTCTCCTGTTCTTGTTACCATATCTGCACTGAATAACGGAGATCAGATTTTAGGATATACAGCTTTTTACTATTATGATGTTGACAGTATCAATTACGATGCGCAGTTTATGAACTGGAACAATACAGCAGCGATCGGATTTCGTTTGATACAGCAAAAACTCTATCAGGAATATAAGCAAAGAAAAAATAACGTGATTTCCACGATCGATCCGGCAACAGGATTCTACAACCAGCGAGGCTTTTTTGAACTGCTGGCTGCAATAGATAAGGGCGAATGTATCTTATGGCTTTTCGGGTTATACGATGATAATGATATACTTACAGATCAGAATGACTATCACTTTTTTTCAACTGCACTCAGGCTTTCATCTGAAAAGGATGAAATTATAGCTGCGCTGGGAAATCATCTTTTTGCTGTTGTATTCAAAAAGAGCGCTATTTCAGCAGAAAGTTGGAAATTCCAGCGATTGCTCCGCTGTATGTATGAAGCAGAACGGCTTCAGCCATTAGATAAGTACAGCAGATTACCATGTGTGCTGTCTATCAGTACACTACTTGACGGAACAGCTGAACAAAAGCAGCTGAAAGCTGCAGAAATAGCTGAATTAGCAAAGCAGCGGCTGAGTTCGGGAGATCATGAATCGTTGAAATCTGATCTGTTATGGTTAAAGATACGAGTATGGCTTCATCCTGAAACAGATCTTTCTGTTGAAGATATGGCGCAGGAACTTCATATCAGCCCAACCTATTTACACCGAATTTACAAGAAAGAGTTCGGTATAAGTGCAAAAGAAGATGTGATACTTGCACGCATCGAAAAAGCAAAACAATTGCTTGTGTCATCAGGTTTATCTGTAAATGAGATCGCTGAACAATGCGGTTATCATGAACCAAGCCACTTTATGCGACAGTTTCGTGATAGAGTGGGGATGACTGCAATGGGATACAGAAAACATAATTCAAAACATGGTTATCCCTTTAACACACCACAGATAATTTACAATGCTGTCCAAATAAACAGACCTCAAAAACCGAAAAATATTGTATAA
- a CDS encoding IS110 family transposase, with protein sequence MIVVGIDVAKDKHDCFIVDSEGTVLFDVFTIPNTLDGFNILLDNIKSVTENFDIIKVGLEATGHYSYNLLGFLLNNGLPTYVLNPLHTNLYRKSLTLRKTKTDKADARVIASMLMSCVDLKPYTNTLYQSEELKSMTRYRFDKVSERAKLKTSVSRLVTILFPELEALVPSLHMKSVYTLLSEFPSAQHIANAHLTRLANLLSETSKGHYGKDKAIQIRGAARRSVGSVMPAKSLELRHTIKLIADLTEQIDEIETEIKKLVDATDTTLLTVPGLSYSTVAMILAEVGDFSNFATPDKVLAFAGMSPSTYQSGQLTNCYAKMEKRGSKYLRYALYNAAKFVCTWDKTFKDYLAKKRAEGKHYNVALSHAVKKLVRLIFALEKSHSPYQPVV encoded by the coding sequence ATGATCGTTGTTGGTATTGATGTGGCAAAGGACAAGCATGACTGCTTTATTGTTGATTCTGAAGGTACAGTACTCTTTGATGTGTTCACTATCCCAAACACTCTTGACGGCTTTAATATCCTGCTTGATAACATCAAGTCCGTTACCGAAAATTTTGACATAATAAAAGTAGGACTCGAGGCTACGGGACATTACAGCTACAATCTGTTGGGATTTCTGTTGAACAACGGCCTGCCAACCTACGTTCTGAACCCTTTGCACACTAATCTTTACCGAAAAAGCCTTACACTTCGTAAAACGAAGACAGACAAGGCAGATGCGCGCGTGATTGCTTCTATGCTAATGTCTTGCGTAGACCTAAAGCCCTACACAAATACATTATATCAGAGCGAAGAGCTAAAGTCAATGACCAGATACAGATTTGACAAGGTTTCCGAGCGTGCAAAGCTCAAGACCTCCGTATCAAGGCTTGTGACTATTCTCTTTCCCGAACTTGAAGCGCTCGTGCCTTCGCTGCACATGAAGTCTGTCTATACTCTTTTGAGCGAGTTTCCTTCAGCGCAGCATATCGCAAATGCTCACCTTACAAGGCTTGCCAATCTGCTTTCAGAGACTTCCAAAGGTCACTACGGCAAGGACAAAGCTATTCAGATCAGAGGTGCCGCAAGACGCTCTGTCGGCTCTGTAATGCCTGCAAAGTCGCTGGAACTCAGGCACACCATAAAGCTCATTGCTGACCTGACCGAGCAGATAGATGAGATAGAAACCGAGATAAAGAAGCTGGTCGATGCAACCGACACTACACTTCTGACCGTTCCCGGTCTCAGCTATTCAACTGTCGCTATGATCCTCGCAGAGGTCGGTGACTTTTCAAACTTCGCAACACCCGACAAAGTACTTGCATTTGCGGGAATGTCGCCCTCTACATACCAATCGGGACAGCTGACGAATTGTTATGCCAAGATGGAAAAGCGCGGCTCAAAGTATCTTCGCTATGCTCTCTACAACGCTGCCAAATTCGTCTGCACCTGGGACAAGACATTCAAAGATTATCTCGCCAAGAAGCGAGCCGAGGGCAAGCATTACAATGTTGCATTATCTCACGCTGTCAAGAAACTCGTCAGACTCATTTTTGCTCTTGAAAAGTCTCATTCGCCATATCAGCCTGTTGTTTGA
- the cysK gene encoding cysteine synthase A — translation MSKTAENLTELIGNTPLLKISRLAGDDELYAEVYAKLEYFNPLGSVKDRIALAMIEDAEEKGLLKEGYTIIEPTSGNTGIGLAFVGAVKGYKVILTMPESMSVERRRLVTQLGAKVILTPAAEGMKGAIRKAEELNAVIEDSFIPQQFDNPVNPEIHTKTTAQEIIRDTDGKVDYFVAGVGTGGTVTGTGRALKQNDPDTKVIAVEPYDSSVLSGEAPGPHAIQGIGAGFVPHIFDREVIDEIFRVKNKEALETARTAARLEGLLVGISSGAALFAAIELAKRKENKGKRIVVLLPDTGERYLSTALFDQPAELA, via the coding sequence ATGTCAAAGACAGCAGAAAATCTGACAGAGCTTATAGGCAATACGCCGCTTTTGAAAATAAGCAGGCTGGCAGGAGATGACGAACTATATGCAGAGGTGTATGCAAAGCTTGAATACTTCAATCCTCTGGGAAGCGTAAAGGACAGGATAGCTCTGGCGATGATAGAAGATGCAGAGGAAAAAGGACTTTTAAAAGAAGGTTATACCATAATTGAACCCACAAGCGGAAATACAGGCATCGGGCTTGCATTTGTCGGGGCAGTCAAGGGATATAAAGTTATACTTACAATGCCCGAGAGTATGTCGGTAGAAAGACGCAGGCTGGTAACTCAGCTTGGGGCAAAGGTTATTCTTACTCCTGCGGCAGAGGGTATGAAGGGTGCTATCCGCAAGGCGGAAGAACTCAATGCGGTGATAGAGGATTCATTTATCCCACAGCAGTTCGATAACCCTGTAAATCCGGAAATACATACAAAAACTACTGCACAGGAGATCATAAGAGATACCGATGGTAAGGTGGATTACTTCGTTGCAGGAGTGGGTACCGGCGGAACTGTAACAGGTACAGGCAGAGCTCTTAAACAGAATGATCCCGATACAAAAGTTATAGCAGTTGAACCCTATGATTCCTCTGTTCTTTCGGGTGAAGCTCCCGGACCTCATGCGATACAGGGTATAGGTGCCGGATTTGTTCCGCATATCTTTGACAGAGAAGTAATTGATGAGATATTCAGGGTGAAGAACAAGGAAGCTCTGGAAACTGCACGAACAGCGGCAAGACTTGAGGGACTGCTGGTGGGTATCTCATCGGGTGCAGCATTGTTTGCCGCTATCGAACTTGCTAAACGCAAAGAGAATAAAGGCAAGCGCATAGTTGTGCTTCTGCCTGATACGGGAGAACGTTACCTTAGTACCGCACTTTTCGATCAGCCTGCGGAACTTGCGTGA
- a CDS encoding nitrogenase component 1 → MKFDVNFDVQVPNPRERQRATAYAFGGCTSDLRSGSCAGCLGRCDRSFTQAMFCQMGVSTLISFSTKDSVVIMHGPVGCGSQSHGIDFSIKQYGAARGVKMEGVRWLSTNLTETDVISGGNEKLYDTIIEADRRFRPTAIFVCNTCAPGVIGDDIESVVNHAQEQVTATVVPLHCPGFGAKVFSSAYDVVYHGIMHRFGFEPKKYIDYTPFDKSDPDYEIKKQRYEYKKSRTVTLYNAWSIGPGDEKEIKRLLNALGINVNIFVEYKEPDDWRFITETALNVSFCHVHDVYFLEYLKREFGIPYILPTIPIGTDQTVKFIKAIAEFFGLEKEADFLLKKETEKLKKALVPIRKNVEGKSVLISGGFLRIGATGLLADEIGLKVVGFRNFNYDEFGDQLFSEVQEKIGDVQNAVSTQANELVNMVYKLKPDIAISHPSVGVWLVKAGVPSLTLFAQRFTYFGFTGAYSLAKRIERTLKNTAYARNISAHTKLPYQEQWYGKSPYHYITGLPETDKPTI, encoded by the coding sequence ATGAAATTCGATGTAAATTTTGATGTGCAGGTACCAAATCCCAGAGAAAGGCAGAGAGCCACAGCCTATGCTTTCGGCGGATGTACAAGTGATCTCAGGAGCGGTTCATGCGCAGGATGTCTTGGTAGATGCGACCGCAGCTTTACGCAGGCTATGTTCTGCCAGATGGGTGTTTCGACACTGATTTCATTCTCGACAAAGGATTCCGTCGTAATAATGCATGGTCCTGTTGGCTGCGGTTCACAGTCCCATGGTATTGATTTCAGCATAAAGCAGTACGGTGCTGCACGCGGAGTGAAGATGGAAGGTGTAAGATGGCTGAGTACAAATCTGACAGAGACTGACGTTATCAGCGGCGGAAATGAAAAGCTTTACGATACCATTATCGAAGCCGACAGACGCTTCCGTCCCACAGCTATATTTGTCTGCAATACCTGCGCCCCCGGAGTTATCGGAGATGATATAGAAAGCGTTGTTAACCATGCTCAGGAGCAGGTAACAGCAACAGTTGTACCGCTCCATTGTCCCGGTTTCGGTGCGAAGGTATTTTCTTCGGCGTATGATGTTGTGTACCACGGCATAATGCACAGGTTTGGCTTTGAGCCTAAAAAATATATCGACTATACCCCATTTGACAAGAGCGATCCCGACTACGAGATCAAAAAGCAGCGCTACGAATACAAAAAGAGCCGCACTGTGACCCTGTATAACGCATGGTCCATTGGTCCCGGAGATGAAAAGGAGATCAAGAGACTTTTGAATGCTTTGGGGATCAATGTCAATATATTCGTTGAATACAAAGAGCCCGATGACTGGAGGTTTATTACCGAGACTGCACTGAATGTAAGCTTTTGTCATGTACATGATGTATATTTCCTTGAGTATCTGAAAAGGGAATTCGGTATACCATATATACTCCCCACAATCCCTATAGGTACAGATCAGACAGTAAAGTTCATAAAAGCCATAGCTGAATTTTTCGGCCTTGAAAAAGAAGCAGATTTTCTGCTGAAAAAGGAAACTGAAAAGCTGAAAAAGGCGCTGGTACCAATAAGAAAAAATGTAGAGGGAAAGAGCGTTCTGATAAGCGGCGGTTTTCTACGTATTGGTGCAACGGGACTTCTGGCAGATGAGATAGGACTTAAAGTTGTGGGTTTCAGAAACTTCAACTATGATGAATTCGGAGATCAGCTGTTCAGCGAGGTCCAGGAAAAGATAGGTGATGTTCAGAATGCTGTTTCAACTCAGGCAAACGAGCTAGTTAACATGGTATACAAGCTTAAACCGGATATTGCCATATCTCACCCCTCAGTAGGTGTATGGCTTGTAAAGGCAGGCGTACCTTCGCTCACATTGTTTGCACAGAGATTTACATATTTCGGTTTTACGGGAGCATACTCCCTTGCAAAGAGGATAGAGAGAACTCTGAAAAACACAGCCTATGCGCGGAATATTTCAGCACATACCAAACTTCCGTATCAGGAACAGTGGTATGGCAAGAGCCCATACCATTATATAACCGGTCTGCCCGAAACGGATAAGCCCACTATCTGA
- a CDS encoding NifB/NifX family molybdenum-iron cluster-binding protein produces MSQYRIAVATADGHKVDQHFGSASRFDIYRIEDDVSAKEKTISFGNQEGCSGDHRGAEARLELVENCQYVIAARIGSRIQRYFETQRKKYFEMPGSDTDYVIEKIVEYRKRSK; encoded by the coding sequence ATGAGCCAATATCGAATAGCAGTTGCTACGGCGGACGGACATAAAGTAGACCAGCACTTCGGTTCTGCTTCACGTTTTGATATCTATCGTATCGAAGATGATGTTTCCGCCAAGGAAAAAACAATATCCTTTGGAAATCAGGAAGGATGCAGCGGAGATCACAGAGGTGCAGAAGCAAGACTTGAACTTGTGGAAAACTGCCAGTATGTTATCGCCGCACGCATCGGGAGCAGGATACAGAGATATTTTGAGACCCAAAGAAAGAAATATTTTGAAATGCCCGGTTCTGATACTGATTATGTGATCGAAAAGATCGTAGAGTACAGAAAACGCAGCAAGTAA
- a CDS encoding nitrogenase component 1 — MSFIERPRFSCMLGGALATLTSLPRVIPIIHGAQGCGGQLTNSFAYGGYLGVGYCGGASLPSSNVSEKEIIFGGAEKLRKEILAAYDVMDGDLFVVVTSCMTDLIGDDVEAVISEVERPEYPLIFVDTGGFKGNSYYGYDIVIKSFFEQYIPVTKEKDEKLVNLLGLVPAYDPFFRGDLEEIRRILSLIGVKATTFVTLDQTIEDIRNAGKAALNIVLSPVNGIRAAKAAKEKHGIDYIVTDLPIGSNASVKFAIEIAEKLGIDREFAEKALEKEVERYYSYVDRATDVIADTDFQNYAVVVNNATQALSYAQYLDNEIGWLPEYVFITDELREKNKEIIRQHFEELPFEYRPKLVFETDTSKIQQYITQNDPQFLSDTYYEKLEPAFVLGSSIDRKLSQVLNGNFLNISFPAMSRIILNKTYAGFNGGLALLEDLITAQVSGR, encoded by the coding sequence ATGTCATTTATTGAAAGACCAAGGTTTTCATGTATGCTGGGAGGCGCACTAGCAACTCTCACCTCTCTTCCGAGAGTAATACCTATAATACACGGAGCACAGGGCTGCGGCGGTCAGCTGACAAATTCATTTGCTTACGGCGGATATCTGGGAGTTGGTTATTGCGGCGGTGCTTCACTTCCCAGTTCAAATGTAAGTGAAAAGGAGATCATCTTTGGTGGTGCTGAGAAGCTCAGAAAAGAGATACTTGCGGCCTACGATGTAATGGACGGCGATCTTTTTGTAGTAGTTACAAGCTGTATGACCGATCTTATCGGTGATGATGTTGAAGCGGTCATCAGCGAGGTAGAAAGACCCGAGTATCCTCTGATATTCGTTGATACAGGCGGATTCAAGGGCAATTCTTACTATGGTTATGATATCGTGATAAAGAGCTTTTTTGAACAGTACATACCCGTAACAAAAGAAAAAGATGAAAAGCTTGTTAATCTGCTTGGACTTGTACCTGCATACGATCCGTTTTTCAGGGGCGACCTTGAAGAGATAAGGAGAATACTCTCACTTATCGGTGTTAAAGCAACTACCTTTGTAACACTCGACCAGACAATCGAGGATATCAGAAATGCCGGTAAAGCAGCTTTGAATATCGTTCTTTCACCTGTAAACGGAATAAGAGCTGCAAAGGCGGCTAAGGAAAAGCACGGTATAGATTATATAGTTACCGATCTTCCTATCGGCAGCAATGCTTCAGTTAAGTTTGCAATTGAAATAGCAGAAAAGCTTGGCATTGACAGGGAATTTGCTGAAAAAGCTCTTGAAAAAGAAGTTGAGCGTTATTACAGCTATGTTGACAGAGCAACCGACGTTATTGCAGATACGGATTTCCAGAACTATGCAGTGGTAGTCAACAATGCGACACAGGCACTCTCTTATGCACAATATCTTGATAACGAGATAGGCTGGCTTCCCGAGTATGTATTTATAACCGATGAGCTTAGGGAGAAAAATAAGGAGATCATTCGCCAACATTTTGAAGAACTGCCTTTTGAATATCGTCCGAAGCTTGTATTTGAAACGGATACCTCAAAGATACAGCAGTACATCACACAGAATGACCCTCAGTTTTTGTCGGATACCTATTATGAAAAACTTGAGCCTGCATTCGTTCTTGGCAGTTCCATCGACAGAAAGCTTTCACAGGTACTGAACGGAAATTTCCTGAATATAAGCTTTCCTGCAATGAGCCGTATCATACTCAATAAAACATACGCAGGCTTCAACGGCGGACTTGCACTGCTGGAAGATCTGATAACAGCACAGGTATCGGGGAGGTAA